A region of Halictus rubicundus isolate RS-2024b chromosome 17, iyHalRubi1_principal, whole genome shotgun sequence DNA encodes the following proteins:
- the LOC143362697 gene encoding membrane-associated guanylate kinase, WW and PDZ domain-containing protein 1 isoform X7 yields MATKTEDTTSIDNTNDGESMDKEVLAISGTDETGHRMPPTYLYSSSSEPNTGIPNQEQSNRSRNQATEDQLGPLPPNWEKAYTDTGEVYFIDHNTGTSHWLDPRLSKFQKRSLEECLDDELPYGWEKIDDTLYGTYFIDHVNRRTQYENPVLQAKRAQQSLGERKSPNFTRNPDKLKGQKIRTTLIKSSRGLGFTIVGGDDSVEEFLQIKSVVPNGPAWLDGKLQTGDVLVYVNDTCVLGFTHNEMVNVFKSIGSGETVTLEVCRGYPLPFDPNDPNTEVVTTIAVNAPDILTEDPRMYMDLDPTLQSNGRFNFLDSTFLPVHSLQNGENLATTSVNSMPDLCISDKINTIKRPSSTDILLSESNDMNDCKDSPLSSKPEFLSIAIVKGTMGFGFTIADSAHGQKVKKILDRQRCKNLMEGDILVNINEINVRNMCHSEVVQVLKDCPRNEEALIHVQRTTSKSNEKKEKNSQDFFRSKTPTADIYSTQTKTVVPSRPKTPLIDTRNRPKSPTNAIRPNWSEQSENELNPLDNRYKYGEYTHGMYYTDPYKANITNLSDNFATMTNLDDDSVRNTAKRDWVTNDKLNINNDVYSIDIPHHDNMLKQNGCLHSDYYKELYTTQSHSQYSEQDYNVYSIGQEQNVDTGEIWDKRKETTSFEHEQPHSSSIPRYTQYTNELVCPIVPDIEWIETLVTLVRQDTGFGFRIVGGTEEGSQQVSVGHIVPGGAADLDNRLNTGDLIMSVDDESVLNSSHHHVVQLMIAAAQNGRVTLGIRRRINTQEHLPENLQAPYSRQMNHQYPYDVTVTRMENEGFGFVIISSVNKAGSTIGRIIEGSPAERCGRLNVGDHILAVNHVDITNVCHKDIVNLIKDSGYSVTLTIGYPLDDCCSNTSLSQKDEPTCDGDGGQYHAVELTRGTRGFGFSIRGGREFQNMPLFVLQIAENGPASIDNRLRVGDQIIEINGINTKNMTHTEAIEIIRNGGPSVRLLVRRGCQMPSV; encoded by the exons ATGGCTACAAAAACTGAAGATACAACGTCCATTGATAATACCAATGATG GAGAGAGCATGGATAAGGAGGTATTAGCTATCAGTGGAACCGATGAGACTGGTCATCGTATGCCACCTACGTATTTGTACAGTTCAAGTTCAGAACCGAATACAGGGATACCGAATCAAGAGCAGAGCAACAGAAGCCGTAATCAAGCAACGGAAGACCAGTTAGGACCATTGCCACCAAATTGGGAAAAGGCTTACACCGACACGGGAGAAGTATATTTTATAGA CCACAACACAGGTACTTCACATTGGCTGGACCCGCGGCTATCCAAATTTCAAAAAAGATCTTTGGAGGAATGTTTGGATGACGAATTACCATACGGTTGGGAGAAAATAGATGACACGCTGTATGGGACATACTTCATTGATCATGTAAATCGTCGAACCCAGTATGAAAATCCAGTATTGCAAGCGAAAAGGGCTCAGCAAAGTTTAGGGGAAAGAAAGAGTCCCAATTTCACTAGGAATCCTGACAAACTGAAGGGTCAGAAGATAAGAACAACGTTGATAAAGAGTTCAAGGGGGCTAGGGTTTACCATTGTCGGCGGGGACGATTCGGTAGAggaatttttacaaataaaaagcGTTGTACCGAATGGGCCTGCGTGGTTGGATGGAAAATTGCAAACTG GGGACGTTTTGGTATACGTTAACGACACGTGCGTTTTGGGATTCACTCATAACGAAATGGTGAACGTTTTTAAGTCAATTGGTAGCGGCGAGACAGTCACGCTGGAGGTGTGTCGGGGTTATCCGTTGCCATTCGATCCGAACGACCCTAACACAGAAGTCGTAACCACAATCGCTGTTAACGCGCCAG ATATTTTGACAGAAGATCCCAGGATGTACATGGATCTGGATCCCACCTTGCAAAGCAACGGTCGTTTCAATTTCCTGGACTCCACGTTCTTGCCAGTGCATAGTCTCCAAAACGGTGAGAACCTCGCCACCACCTCTGTCAACTCGATGCCAGACCTCTGCATCTCGGACAAGATCAACACGATTAAACGACCGAGCAGCACCGACATTCTTCTGTCGGAGAGCAACGACATGAACGATTGCAAGGATTCGCCGTTGTCTTCCAAGCCTGAATTTCTTAGTATCGCGATCGTGAAGGGGACCATGGGGTTCGGATTCACAATAGCGGATTCTGCGCACGGTCAAAAAGTGAAGAAGATCTTGGACCGGCAGCGTTGCAAGAATCTGATGGAGGGTGACATTCTGGTTAACATAAATGAAATCAATGTGCGAAACATGTGCCACTCCGAGGTGGTGCAGGTGCTGAAAGATTGTCCTCGCAACGAGGAAGCGTTGATACATGTACAAAGAACAACGTCAAAGTCGAacgagaagaaggagaagaactCGCAAGACTTTTTTCGTAGTAAAACACCGACCGCTGATATCTACAGCACTCAAACGAAGACTGTTGTACCGAGTCGACCGAAGACACCGCTGATAGACACTAGAAATCGCCCTAAGTCGCCAACGAATGCAATTAGACCGAATTGGAGCGAGCAAAGCGAAAACGAGCTAAACCCGTTAGATAACCGATACAAGTACGGCGAATATACTCACGGCATGTACTACACTGACCCGTACAAGGCCAATATAACGAACTTGTCCGATAATTTCGCTACGATGACTAATCTCGACGACGATTCGGTGCGAAACACCGCGAAAAGAGATTGGGTCACGAACGACAAATTGAACATAAACAACGATGTGTATTCCATCGACATACCTCATCACGATAACATGCTGAAACAAAACGGATGCTTGCATTCGGACTACTATAAGGAGCTGTACACGACGCAGTCCCATTCGCAGTACAGCGAGCAAGATTACAATGTATACTCTATCGGACAGGAGCAGAATGTTGACACTGGGGAGATATGGGATAAGCGTAAGGAAACCACGAGTTTCGAACACGAGCAACCACATTCCAGTTCTATACCACG ATATACCCAGTACACCAACGAACTAGTGTGTCCTATTGTGCCTGACATAGAATGGATAGAAACGTTGGTGACATTAGTCAGACAGGATACAGGCTTCGGATTTAGAATAGTTGGTGGCACCGAGGAAGGATCTCAA CAGGTCTCCGTCGGACACATTGTACCTGGCGGTGCAGCCGATTTGGACAACAGACTGAACACGGGCGACCTGATCATGTCAGTCGACGATGAGAGTGTTTTGAACTCGTCGCACCACCACGTTGTCCAGTTGATGATCGCTGCAGCTCAAAATGGCAGGGTTACTTTAGGAATACGACGTAGAATTAACACCCAGGAACATCTTCCGGAGAATCTACAGGCTCCGTATAGTAGACAAATGAATCATCAGTATCCTTACGACGTGACGGTCACTCGAATGGAAAACGAAGGTTTCGGCTTCGTGATCATTTCCTCGGTGAACAAAGCTGGCTCGACTATCGGTAGGATAATTGAAGGTTCGCCCGCGGAAAGATGCGGCCGGTTGAACGTCGGAGATCATATTCTTGCCGTTAATCACGTGGATATCACGAACGTCTGCCACAAGGATATCGTAAACTTAATCAAGGACTCCGGTTATTCTGTTACTTTGACGATCGGTTACCCTCTCGACGACTGTTGCAGCAATACGTCTCTGTCTCAAAAG GATGAACCAACATGCGACGGAGACGGAGGCCAATATCACGCGGTCGAATTAACACGTGGAACCCGAGGATTTGGTTTCAGTATTCGCGGCGGACGTGAATTTCAAAATATGCCACTGTTTGTGTTGCAAATTGCTGAGAACGGTCCCGCGTCTATTGATAATCGATTGAGA GTCGGAGACCAAATAATCGAGATAAATGGAATTAACACGAAAAACATGACTCACACGGAGGCAATCGAAATTATACGAAACGGTGGGCCATCCGTTCGACTTTTGGTTCGACGTGGTTGTCAGATGCCTTCAGTG TAA
- the LOC143362697 gene encoding membrane-associated guanylate kinase, WW and PDZ domain-containing protein 1 isoform X6: MATKTEDTTSIDNTNDGESMDKEVLAISGTDETGHRMPPTYLYSSSSEPNTGIPNQEQSNRSRNQATEDQLGPLPPNWEKAYTDTGEVYFIDHNTGTSHWLDPRLSKFQKRSLEECLDDELPYGWEKIDDTLYGTYFIDHVNRRTQYENPVLQAKRAQQSLGERKSPNFTRNPDKLKGQKIRTTLIKSSRGLGFTIVGGDDSVEEFLQIKSVVPNGPAWLDGKLQTGDVLVYVNDTCVLGFTHNEMVNVFKSIGSGETVTLEVCRGYPLPFDPNDPNTEVVTTIAVNAPDILTEDPRMYMDLDPTLQSNGRFNFLDSTFLPVHSLQNGENLATTSVNSMPDLCISDKINTIKRPSSTDILLSESNDMNDCKDSPLSSKPEFLSIAIVKGTMGFGFTIADSAHGQKVKKILDRQRCKNLMEGDILVNINEINVRNMCHSEVVQVLKDCPRNEEALIHVQRTTSKSNEKKEKNSQDFFRSKTPTADIYSTQTKTVVPSRPKTPLIDTRNRPKSPTNAIRPNWSEQSENELNPLDNRYKYGEYTHGMYYTDPYKANITNLSDNFATMTNLDDDSVRNTAKRDWVTNDKLNINNDVYSIDIPHHDNMLKQNGCLHSDYYKELYTTQSHSQYSEQDYNVYSIGQEQNVDTGEIWDKRKETTSFEHEQPHSSSIPRYTQYTNELVCPIVPDIEWIETLVTLVRQDTGFGFRIVGGTEEGSQQVSVGHIVPGGAADLDNRLNTGDLIMSVDDESVLNSSHHHVVQLMIAAAQNGRVTLGIRRRINTQEHLPENLQAPYSRQMNHQYPYDVTVTRMENEGFGFVIISSVNKAGSTIGRIIEGSPAERCGRLNVGDHILAVNHVDITNVCHKDIVNLIKDSGYSVTLTIGYPLDDCCSNTSLSQKDEPTCDGDGGQYHAVELTRGTRGFGFSIRGGREFQNMPLFVLQIAENGPASIDNRLRVGDQIIEINGINTKNMTHTEAIEIIRNGGPSVRLLVRRGCQMPSVRVLD; this comes from the exons ATGGCTACAAAAACTGAAGATACAACGTCCATTGATAATACCAATGATG GAGAGAGCATGGATAAGGAGGTATTAGCTATCAGTGGAACCGATGAGACTGGTCATCGTATGCCACCTACGTATTTGTACAGTTCAAGTTCAGAACCGAATACAGGGATACCGAATCAAGAGCAGAGCAACAGAAGCCGTAATCAAGCAACGGAAGACCAGTTAGGACCATTGCCACCAAATTGGGAAAAGGCTTACACCGACACGGGAGAAGTATATTTTATAGA CCACAACACAGGTACTTCACATTGGCTGGACCCGCGGCTATCCAAATTTCAAAAAAGATCTTTGGAGGAATGTTTGGATGACGAATTACCATACGGTTGGGAGAAAATAGATGACACGCTGTATGGGACATACTTCATTGATCATGTAAATCGTCGAACCCAGTATGAAAATCCAGTATTGCAAGCGAAAAGGGCTCAGCAAAGTTTAGGGGAAAGAAAGAGTCCCAATTTCACTAGGAATCCTGACAAACTGAAGGGTCAGAAGATAAGAACAACGTTGATAAAGAGTTCAAGGGGGCTAGGGTTTACCATTGTCGGCGGGGACGATTCGGTAGAggaatttttacaaataaaaagcGTTGTACCGAATGGGCCTGCGTGGTTGGATGGAAAATTGCAAACTG GGGACGTTTTGGTATACGTTAACGACACGTGCGTTTTGGGATTCACTCATAACGAAATGGTGAACGTTTTTAAGTCAATTGGTAGCGGCGAGACAGTCACGCTGGAGGTGTGTCGGGGTTATCCGTTGCCATTCGATCCGAACGACCCTAACACAGAAGTCGTAACCACAATCGCTGTTAACGCGCCAG ATATTTTGACAGAAGATCCCAGGATGTACATGGATCTGGATCCCACCTTGCAAAGCAACGGTCGTTTCAATTTCCTGGACTCCACGTTCTTGCCAGTGCATAGTCTCCAAAACGGTGAGAACCTCGCCACCACCTCTGTCAACTCGATGCCAGACCTCTGCATCTCGGACAAGATCAACACGATTAAACGACCGAGCAGCACCGACATTCTTCTGTCGGAGAGCAACGACATGAACGATTGCAAGGATTCGCCGTTGTCTTCCAAGCCTGAATTTCTTAGTATCGCGATCGTGAAGGGGACCATGGGGTTCGGATTCACAATAGCGGATTCTGCGCACGGTCAAAAAGTGAAGAAGATCTTGGACCGGCAGCGTTGCAAGAATCTGATGGAGGGTGACATTCTGGTTAACATAAATGAAATCAATGTGCGAAACATGTGCCACTCCGAGGTGGTGCAGGTGCTGAAAGATTGTCCTCGCAACGAGGAAGCGTTGATACATGTACAAAGAACAACGTCAAAGTCGAacgagaagaaggagaagaactCGCAAGACTTTTTTCGTAGTAAAACACCGACCGCTGATATCTACAGCACTCAAACGAAGACTGTTGTACCGAGTCGACCGAAGACACCGCTGATAGACACTAGAAATCGCCCTAAGTCGCCAACGAATGCAATTAGACCGAATTGGAGCGAGCAAAGCGAAAACGAGCTAAACCCGTTAGATAACCGATACAAGTACGGCGAATATACTCACGGCATGTACTACACTGACCCGTACAAGGCCAATATAACGAACTTGTCCGATAATTTCGCTACGATGACTAATCTCGACGACGATTCGGTGCGAAACACCGCGAAAAGAGATTGGGTCACGAACGACAAATTGAACATAAACAACGATGTGTATTCCATCGACATACCTCATCACGATAACATGCTGAAACAAAACGGATGCTTGCATTCGGACTACTATAAGGAGCTGTACACGACGCAGTCCCATTCGCAGTACAGCGAGCAAGATTACAATGTATACTCTATCGGACAGGAGCAGAATGTTGACACTGGGGAGATATGGGATAAGCGTAAGGAAACCACGAGTTTCGAACACGAGCAACCACATTCCAGTTCTATACCACG ATATACCCAGTACACCAACGAACTAGTGTGTCCTATTGTGCCTGACATAGAATGGATAGAAACGTTGGTGACATTAGTCAGACAGGATACAGGCTTCGGATTTAGAATAGTTGGTGGCACCGAGGAAGGATCTCAA CAGGTCTCCGTCGGACACATTGTACCTGGCGGTGCAGCCGATTTGGACAACAGACTGAACACGGGCGACCTGATCATGTCAGTCGACGATGAGAGTGTTTTGAACTCGTCGCACCACCACGTTGTCCAGTTGATGATCGCTGCAGCTCAAAATGGCAGGGTTACTTTAGGAATACGACGTAGAATTAACACCCAGGAACATCTTCCGGAGAATCTACAGGCTCCGTATAGTAGACAAATGAATCATCAGTATCCTTACGACGTGACGGTCACTCGAATGGAAAACGAAGGTTTCGGCTTCGTGATCATTTCCTCGGTGAACAAAGCTGGCTCGACTATCGGTAGGATAATTGAAGGTTCGCCCGCGGAAAGATGCGGCCGGTTGAACGTCGGAGATCATATTCTTGCCGTTAATCACGTGGATATCACGAACGTCTGCCACAAGGATATCGTAAACTTAATCAAGGACTCCGGTTATTCTGTTACTTTGACGATCGGTTACCCTCTCGACGACTGTTGCAGCAATACGTCTCTGTCTCAAAAG GATGAACCAACATGCGACGGAGACGGAGGCCAATATCACGCGGTCGAATTAACACGTGGAACCCGAGGATTTGGTTTCAGTATTCGCGGCGGACGTGAATTTCAAAATATGCCACTGTTTGTGTTGCAAATTGCTGAGAACGGTCCCGCGTCTATTGATAATCGATTGAGA GTCGGAGACCAAATAATCGAGATAAATGGAATTAACACGAAAAACATGACTCACACGGAGGCAATCGAAATTATACGAAACGGTGGGCCATCCGTTCGACTTTTGGTTCGACGTGGTTGTCAGATGCCTTCAGTG CGAGTGTTAGATTAA
- the LOC143362697 gene encoding membrane-associated guanylate kinase, WW and PDZ domain-containing protein 1 isoform X1, producing MATKTEDTTSIDNTNDGESMDKEVLAISGTDETGHRMPPTYLYSSSSEPNTGIPNQEQSNRSRNQATEDQLGPLPPNWEKAYTDTGEVYFIDHNTGTSHWLDPRLSKFQKRSLEECLDDELPYGWEKIDDTLYGTYFIDHVNRRTQYENPVLQAKRAQQSLGERKSPNFTRNPDKLKGQKIRTTLIKSSRGLGFTIVGGDDSVEEFLQIKSVVPNGPAWLDGKLQTGDVLVYVNDTCVLGFTHNEMVNVFKSIGSGETVTLEVCRGYPLPFDPNDPNTEVVTTIAVNAPDILTEDPRMYMDLDPTLQSNGRFNFLDSTFLPVHSLQNGENLATTSVNSMPDLCISDKINTIKRPSSTDILLSESNDMNDCKDSPLSSKPEFLSIAIVKGTMGFGFTIADSAHGQKVKKILDRQRCKNLMEGDILVNINEINVRNMCHSEVVQVLKDCPRNEEALIHVQRTTSKSNEKKEKNSQDFFRSKTPTADIYSTQTKTVVPSRPKTPLIDTRNRPKSPTNAIRPNWSEQSENELNPLDNRYKYGEYTHGMYYTDPYKANITNLSDNFATMTNLDDDSVRNTAKRDWVTNDKLNINNDVYSIDIPHHDNMLKQNGCLHSDYYKELYTTQSHSQYSEQDYNVYSIGQEQNVDTGEIWDKRKETTSFEHEQPHSSSIPRYTQYTNELVCPIVPDIEWIETLVTLVRQDTGFGFRIVGGTEEGSQQVSVGHIVPGGAADLDNRLNTGDLIMSVDDESVLNSSHHHVVQLMIAAAQNGRVTLGIRRRINTQEHLPENLQAPYSRQMNHQYPYDVTVTRMENEGFGFVIISSVNKAGSTIGRIIEGSPAERCGRLNVGDHILAVNHVDITNVCHKDIVNLIKDSGYSVTLTIGYPLDDCCSNTSLSQKDEPTCDGDGGQYHAVELTRGTRGFGFSIRGGREFQNMPLFVLQIAENGPASIDNRLRVGDQIIEINGINTKNMTHTEAIEIIRNGGPSVRLLVRRGCQMPSVVGALPHLYDMNI from the exons ATGGCTACAAAAACTGAAGATACAACGTCCATTGATAATACCAATGATG GAGAGAGCATGGATAAGGAGGTATTAGCTATCAGTGGAACCGATGAGACTGGTCATCGTATGCCACCTACGTATTTGTACAGTTCAAGTTCAGAACCGAATACAGGGATACCGAATCAAGAGCAGAGCAACAGAAGCCGTAATCAAGCAACGGAAGACCAGTTAGGACCATTGCCACCAAATTGGGAAAAGGCTTACACCGACACGGGAGAAGTATATTTTATAGA CCACAACACAGGTACTTCACATTGGCTGGACCCGCGGCTATCCAAATTTCAAAAAAGATCTTTGGAGGAATGTTTGGATGACGAATTACCATACGGTTGGGAGAAAATAGATGACACGCTGTATGGGACATACTTCATTGATCATGTAAATCGTCGAACCCAGTATGAAAATCCAGTATTGCAAGCGAAAAGGGCTCAGCAAAGTTTAGGGGAAAGAAAGAGTCCCAATTTCACTAGGAATCCTGACAAACTGAAGGGTCAGAAGATAAGAACAACGTTGATAAAGAGTTCAAGGGGGCTAGGGTTTACCATTGTCGGCGGGGACGATTCGGTAGAggaatttttacaaataaaaagcGTTGTACCGAATGGGCCTGCGTGGTTGGATGGAAAATTGCAAACTG GGGACGTTTTGGTATACGTTAACGACACGTGCGTTTTGGGATTCACTCATAACGAAATGGTGAACGTTTTTAAGTCAATTGGTAGCGGCGAGACAGTCACGCTGGAGGTGTGTCGGGGTTATCCGTTGCCATTCGATCCGAACGACCCTAACACAGAAGTCGTAACCACAATCGCTGTTAACGCGCCAG ATATTTTGACAGAAGATCCCAGGATGTACATGGATCTGGATCCCACCTTGCAAAGCAACGGTCGTTTCAATTTCCTGGACTCCACGTTCTTGCCAGTGCATAGTCTCCAAAACGGTGAGAACCTCGCCACCACCTCTGTCAACTCGATGCCAGACCTCTGCATCTCGGACAAGATCAACACGATTAAACGACCGAGCAGCACCGACATTCTTCTGTCGGAGAGCAACGACATGAACGATTGCAAGGATTCGCCGTTGTCTTCCAAGCCTGAATTTCTTAGTATCGCGATCGTGAAGGGGACCATGGGGTTCGGATTCACAATAGCGGATTCTGCGCACGGTCAAAAAGTGAAGAAGATCTTGGACCGGCAGCGTTGCAAGAATCTGATGGAGGGTGACATTCTGGTTAACATAAATGAAATCAATGTGCGAAACATGTGCCACTCCGAGGTGGTGCAGGTGCTGAAAGATTGTCCTCGCAACGAGGAAGCGTTGATACATGTACAAAGAACAACGTCAAAGTCGAacgagaagaaggagaagaactCGCAAGACTTTTTTCGTAGTAAAACACCGACCGCTGATATCTACAGCACTCAAACGAAGACTGTTGTACCGAGTCGACCGAAGACACCGCTGATAGACACTAGAAATCGCCCTAAGTCGCCAACGAATGCAATTAGACCGAATTGGAGCGAGCAAAGCGAAAACGAGCTAAACCCGTTAGATAACCGATACAAGTACGGCGAATATACTCACGGCATGTACTACACTGACCCGTACAAGGCCAATATAACGAACTTGTCCGATAATTTCGCTACGATGACTAATCTCGACGACGATTCGGTGCGAAACACCGCGAAAAGAGATTGGGTCACGAACGACAAATTGAACATAAACAACGATGTGTATTCCATCGACATACCTCATCACGATAACATGCTGAAACAAAACGGATGCTTGCATTCGGACTACTATAAGGAGCTGTACACGACGCAGTCCCATTCGCAGTACAGCGAGCAAGATTACAATGTATACTCTATCGGACAGGAGCAGAATGTTGACACTGGGGAGATATGGGATAAGCGTAAGGAAACCACGAGTTTCGAACACGAGCAACCACATTCCAGTTCTATACCACG ATATACCCAGTACACCAACGAACTAGTGTGTCCTATTGTGCCTGACATAGAATGGATAGAAACGTTGGTGACATTAGTCAGACAGGATACAGGCTTCGGATTTAGAATAGTTGGTGGCACCGAGGAAGGATCTCAA CAGGTCTCCGTCGGACACATTGTACCTGGCGGTGCAGCCGATTTGGACAACAGACTGAACACGGGCGACCTGATCATGTCAGTCGACGATGAGAGTGTTTTGAACTCGTCGCACCACCACGTTGTCCAGTTGATGATCGCTGCAGCTCAAAATGGCAGGGTTACTTTAGGAATACGACGTAGAATTAACACCCAGGAACATCTTCCGGAGAATCTACAGGCTCCGTATAGTAGACAAATGAATCATCAGTATCCTTACGACGTGACGGTCACTCGAATGGAAAACGAAGGTTTCGGCTTCGTGATCATTTCCTCGGTGAACAAAGCTGGCTCGACTATCGGTAGGATAATTGAAGGTTCGCCCGCGGAAAGATGCGGCCGGTTGAACGTCGGAGATCATATTCTTGCCGTTAATCACGTGGATATCACGAACGTCTGCCACAAGGATATCGTAAACTTAATCAAGGACTCCGGTTATTCTGTTACTTTGACGATCGGTTACCCTCTCGACGACTGTTGCAGCAATACGTCTCTGTCTCAAAAG GATGAACCAACATGCGACGGAGACGGAGGCCAATATCACGCGGTCGAATTAACACGTGGAACCCGAGGATTTGGTTTCAGTATTCGCGGCGGACGTGAATTTCAAAATATGCCACTGTTTGTGTTGCAAATTGCTGAGAACGGTCCCGCGTCTATTGATAATCGATTGAGA GTCGGAGACCAAATAATCGAGATAAATGGAATTAACACGAAAAACATGACTCACACGGAGGCAATCGAAATTATACGAAACGGTGGGCCATCCGTTCGACTTTTGGTTCGACGTGGTTGTCAGATGCCTTCAGTGGTAGGTGCTCTTCCACACCTCTACGATATGAATATATGA